In Deltaproteobacteria bacterium, a genomic segment contains:
- a CDS encoding beta-ketoacyl-[acyl-carrier-protein] synthase family protein, translating into MPPTAESPRRVVVTASGFLLPLGRDEVSLLAGLDAPHGPFVAALQDPEVAVCPVPDFDLKAFTGRFKDARYLTRGQQLCLAAAIRAVERSGLNPTALNQAGLFLGLGPNLEASPRTDRALWLLDYLPNTVAAAMAKFLGVHGENLTILTACAASTQALGQAFRAIRHGLADVALAGGGDSRLSGPGIAAYKQAGVLASGWSRPELACRPFDRARSGFAIGEGGAMFVLESLEHARKRGAVILAEITGAASSLDGHALTGPDPDGRAARQAVARCQNEPGAVIVAHGTGTVLNDAIEAEVLAASAPLAVVAFKSRIGHLAAACGAAELALALACAKRGLFPAIANLNDPQRPDLPFLRLPTRLAPKTLLIQSFGFGGQNACLEIRPW; encoded by the coding sequence ATGCCGCCCACAGCTGAATCACCGCGCCGGGTGGTTGTCACGGCCAGCGGATTCCTCCTCCCCCTGGGCCGGGACGAGGTCAGCCTCCTGGCCGGTCTGGACGCGCCCCACGGCCCCTTCGTGGCAGCCCTCCAGGACCCGGAAGTGGCGGTCTGTCCGGTTCCGGACTTCGACCTCAAAGCCTTCACCGGCCGCTTCAAGGACGCCCGCTACCTGACCCGTGGCCAACAACTTTGTCTGGCCGCGGCCATCCGCGCCGTGGAACGCTCCGGCCTGAACCCGACCGCCCTGAATCAAGCCGGGCTGTTCCTGGGCCTGGGGCCCAATCTCGAAGCCAGCCCCCGTACGGACAGAGCCCTGTGGCTCCTTGACTACCTGCCCAACACGGTCGCCGCCGCCATGGCCAAATTTTTGGGAGTGCACGGTGAAAACCTGACCATCCTGACGGCCTGCGCGGCCTCGACCCAGGCCTTGGGCCAGGCTTTCCGGGCCATCCGTCACGGTCTGGCCGACGTGGCCCTGGCCGGCGGCGGGGACTCGCGCCTGTCCGGCCCCGGCATCGCCGCCTACAAGCAGGCCGGTGTTCTGGCCTCGGGCTGGAGCCGGCCGGAATTGGCCTGCCGCCCCTTTGACCGCGCCCGCTCGGGCTTTGCCATCGGCGAGGGCGGGGCCATGTTCGTGCTTGAAAGTCTGGAGCACGCACGAAAGCGCGGGGCCGTCATCCTGGCCGAAATCACCGGCGCGGCCTCGTCCCTGGACGGTCACGCCCTGACCGGCCCGGACCCGGACGGCCGCGCCGCTCGCCAGGCCGTGGCCCGTTGCCAAAACGAACCCGGCGCGGTCATCGTCGCCCACGGCACGGGCACGGTCCTGAACGACGCCATCGAGGCCGAAGTCCTGGCCGCCAGCGCGCCCCTGGCCGTTGTCGCCTTCAAATCGCGCATCGGGCACCTAGCCGCGGCCTGCGGCGCGGCGGAACTGGCCCTGGCCCTGGCCTGCGCCAAACGCGGCCTGTTCCCGGCCATCGCCAATCTGAACGATCCGCAACGGCCGGACCTGCCCTTTCTGCGCCTCCCCACGCGGCTTGCGCCCAAAACCCTGCTCATCCAGAGTTTTGGGTTCGGCGGCCAGAATGCCTGCCTGGAGATCCGGCCATGGTAG